Proteins from one Drosophila gunungcola strain Sukarami chromosome 3R, Dgunungcola_SK_2, whole genome shotgun sequence genomic window:
- the LOC128251884 gene encoding V-type proton ATPase subunit e, with product MRAGTQIGIAKLWDPGHRVETCQNLALGQLGNLPEMDKHVAFTAVTVFWLLFAVIGFLVSYRFEERGIIRCCVILTAVCCYLAWLVTFLMQLNPLVGPRANQKVIFGMITYWPNSFIHDQSDP from the coding sequence ATGAGAGCAGGCACCCAAATTGGTATTGCCAAGCTCTGGGATCCGGGACACAGGGTGGAAACTTGTCAGAACTTGGCACTCGGCCAGCTGGGAAACTTACCGGAAATGGACAAGCATGTGGCATTCACGGCCGTCACCGTGTTCTGGCTGCTCTTCGCCGTCATCGGATTCCTGGTGTCCTACCGATTTGAGGAGCGAGGCATAATCCGGTGCTGCGTGATCCTCACGGCCGTCTGCTGCTACCTTGCCTGGCTGGTCACCTTCCTGATGCAGCTGAACCCGCTGGTCGGACCACGGGCCAACCAGAAGGTGATATTCGGCATGATAACCTACTGGCCCAACTCCTTTATCCACGATCAAAGCGACCCTTGA
- the LOC128251864 gene encoding cytospin-A, with protein MKERICHIRAILSDLKNDARLRENTRDWSRQEAVKMRLCLGKLILLTRAMREKYVESYELCEQDKVTYAEIFSRCYRQTKRLYLVLPLGEKEGKSKISFQLSVDAVLCELETVLRDAPTKCLRHINTESVLDGSPSDELSELRQKLINAELRRELELIGHNLMLAKERSFVRQARMELHNTALKLVKEQECVRALKESLSKSKLKLKISSEQNKELKEHQYRLRKKIEPRERGLRRWNVHVTQRKCRMSNRCHSAVNKSSKLHQSEQEALKNLKYRLKLAKETFVEAKTKMSEIKKDIDKLCFGKERLRFGVKESSKSAINSEVNPISRLRSKRKQTLHVIDKVLKAFSHYNRLKFPECSVKWSQLLESLQSNLTKVRKSWKQICLKKLLPPENKVVNLAPTPQTSACDFKNKSVSFLKPPVKYPQLPESLWDKIYKPQVTPTTSKTCIRRGVLKEQVRSVYQEAVCQRSNFSVPGPCASNLSTPNSMPKYIARPKTSVPVNGRPSVSSVLSESMLHRNDSIPKYLGKTFGNRRINMLRWCKRKVKPYGLPMYEFSESWTSGRALCAIIHSYRPDLIEEIYIRKKGPKETLTYGVNIAQSLGVCNSVDFIAECLNRHPNFEKVLDFVEELQGCLQAPI; from the exons ATGAAGGAACGTATATGCCATATAAGAGCCATACTGTCCGACTTGAAGAATGACGCGAGGTTGAGAGAAAACACCAGGGATTGGAGCAGACAGGAAGCCGTCAAGATGAGACTCTGTTTGGGAAAGCTAATTCTGCTGACTAGGGCGATGAGGGAGAAATATGTGGAAAGTTATGAATTGTGCGAACAGGACAAGGTGACATACGCAGAAATCTTCTCACGAT GCTACCGGCAAACAAAGCGTCTGTACTTGGTATTGCCATTGGGCGAGAAAGAAGGAAAGTCCAAAATCAGCTTTCAGTTGAGCGTTGATGCCGTTCTTTGCGAGCTGGAGACTGTTCTTAGAGATGCCCCAACAAAGTGCTTAAGACACATAAATACGGAAAGCGTTTTGGATGGTAGTCCTTCGGATGAATTAAGTGAATTGCGCCAAAAGTTAATAAATGCGGAATTGAGGCGGGAACTAGAACTAATAGGCCACAATCTGATGCTAGCAAAGGAGCGATCTTTTGTGCGTCAGGCACGCATGGAACTGCATAACACGGCACTAAAGCTCGTCAAAGAGCAGGAGTGCGTCAGGGCACTCAAGGAAAGCCTATCGAAATCTAAGCTCAAATTAAAGATCAGCAGCGAACAGAATAAAGAACTAAAGGAACACCAATACCGATTGCGTAAAAAGATTGAACCAAGGGAAAGAGGTCTGCGACGATGGAATGTGCATGTTACGCAAAGAAAATGCAGAATGTCCAATCGATGTCATAGCGCCGTGAATAAGTCATCAAAGCTCCATCAATCGGAGCAGGAAgctcttaaaaatttaaagtaccGCCTCAAGCTGGCGAAAGAAACTTTCGTGGAAGCCAAGACAAAAATGTCAGAGATCAAAAAGGATATAGACAAACTATGCTTTGGGAAAGAAAGGCTGCGATTCGGGGTAAAAGAAAGCAGTAAGTCCGCCATTAATTCAGAAGTTAATCCAATAAGTCGTTTGAGAAGCAAGAGGAAACAGACTCTACACGTAATCGATAAGGTCCTGAAAGCTTTTTCCCATTACAACCGTCTTAAATTCCCGGAATGCAGCGTCAAGTGGAGCCAGCTATTAGAATCCCTCCAAAGTAACCTTACTAAGGTTCGAAAAAGTTGGAAACAAATCTGCCTTAAGAAACTGCTACCGCCAGAAAACAAAGTGGTTAACTTAGCTCCCACTCCTCAAACGAGTGCgtgcgattttaaaaataaaagtgtcaGCTTTTTAAAGCCCCCAGTGAAGTATCCGCAGTTGCCGGAGTCTTTGTGGGACAAGATATACAAGCCCCAGGTAACACCCACAACCTCCAAGACGTGTATACGCCGTGGTGTGTTAAAGGAACAGGTTAGATCTGTGTATCAAGAAGCAGTTTGTCAGCGCTCGAATTTTTCAGTGCCAGGACCTTGTGCATCCAACTTATCCACACCCAATTCGATGCCAAAGTACATAGCTAGGCCAAAAACTTCTGTACCAGTTAATGGGCGCCCATCAGTCAGTTCAGTGCTAAGTGAATCCATGTTACACAGAAACGATTCAATACCGAAGTATCTGGGGAAAACATTCGGCAACCGGCGGATAAACATGCTTCGCTGGTGCAAGCGGAAGGTCAAACCCTACGGCCTGCCGATGTATGAGTTCAGTGAATCGTGGACCAGTGGTCGAGCTCTGTGCGCCATTATTCACTCCTATCGCCCCGATTTGATTGAAGAGATTTATATTCGCAAGAAGGGGCCCAAAGAGACCTTGACATACGGAGTGAACATCGCCCAATCCCTGGGTGTTTGCAACTCCGTCGACTTCATTGCAGAGTGCCTGAACAGGCATCCAAACTTCGAGAAGGTTCTCGATTTCGTAGAGGAGCTGCAAGGCTGCCTGCAAGCTCCGATATAa
- the LOC128251871 gene encoding adenosylhomocysteinase-like 2 — protein MSQMPETTFADLSLADKTAVKKSSIEARRFSDVSTCSFSSTCFTGSSDEDEISPKDNQQRNSAGGTDFCVKSISKSAFGRREIEIAESEMPGIMTLRKRAKEEKPLKGAHIVGCTHINAQSAVLIETLIQLGATVRWAACNIYSTQNAVAAALAEAGIPIFGWRGETEEEFWWCLDRAIHSEGWQPNLILDDGGDATHLLLKKYPDYFKAIRGIVEESVTGVHRLYMLSKGGKLTVPAINVNDSVTKNKFDTFYTCRDSILDSLKRTTDIMFGGKQVVICGYGDVGKGCAQSLKGQGCIVYITEVDPICALQASMDGFRVVRLNEVIRNVDVVVTATGNKNVITRDHMNRMKNGCILCNMGHSCSEIDVNGLHTPELTWERVRSQVDHIRWPDNKMIILLAEGRLVNLSCSTISSFVVSVASSTQALALIELFSAPGRYKSDVYLLPKKMDEYVASLHLATFDAHLTELTDEQAKFMGLNKAGPFKANYYRY, from the exons ATGTCCCAAATGCCAGAGACTACGTTTGCCGACCTGAGTCTGGCTGATAAG ACTGCTGTAAAAAAATCCAGTATAGAAGCTCGACGATTTTCAGATGTGTCAACCTGCTCATTCAGCTCAA CCTGTTTCACGGGAAGCTCCGACGAGGATGAGATCTCGCCGAAGGACAACCAGCAGCGCAACTCCGCCGGCGGGACCGACTTTTGCGTAAAGAGCATTTCGAAGAGCGCCTTTGGACGGCGGGAGATCGAGATCGCGGAGTCGGAGATGCCGGGCATCATGACGCTGCGGAAGAGGGCCAAGGAGGAGAAACCCCTGAAGGGAGCCCACATTGTGGGATGCACCCACATAAATGCCCAGTCTGCTGTGCTGATCGAGACATTGATCCAACTGGGCGCCACCGTTCGCTGGGCGGCCTGCAATATTTACTCCACCCAGAACGCTGTGGCCGCTGCCCTGGCGGAGGCGGGAATTCCCATCTTCGGGTGGCGCGGCGAGACGGAGGAGGAGTTCTGGTGGTGCCTGGACAGGGCCATCCACTCGGAGGGCTGGCAGCCCAACCTCATCCTGGACGACGGCGGCGATGCCACTCACCTGTTGCTGAAGAAGTATCCGGACTACTTCAAGGCCATCCGGGGCATCGTGGAGGAGAGTGTGACCGGGGTTCACCGATTGTACATGCTGTCCAAGGGGGGAAAGCTCACTGTTCCGGCCATCAACGTCAACGACTCGGTCACCAAGAACAAGTTTGATACCTTCTACACGTGTCGTGACTCCATCCTTGACAG TCTAAAGCGTACCACGGACATTATGTTTGGTGGAAAGCAGGTGGTGATCTGTGGCTACGGGGATGTGGGAAAGGGCTGTGCCCAGTCGCTGAAGGGTCAAGGCTGCATAGTTTACATCACAGAGGTGGATCCAATATGTGCTCTACAAGCTTCCATGGACGGATTCCGGGTGGTGCGGCTCAACGAAGTCATTCGGAACGTGGATGTGGTGGTCACGGCAACGggtaacaaaaatgtaatcaCCCGGGATCACATGAATAGGATGAAAAACGGATGTATACTCTGTAATATGGGCCATTCCTGTTCGGAGATTGATGTG AATGGATTGCATACCCCGGAGCTTACGTGGGAGCGAGTCCGTTCTCAAGTTGACCACATTAGGTGGCCAGATAATAAAATGATAATTCTGCTGGCCGAGGGAAGACTGGTGAATCTCTCATGCTCAACGATTTCCTCGTTTGTCGTATCCGTTGCCTCATCCACTCAAGCTCTGGCCCTTATTGAGCTTTTCTCAGCGCCAGGAAGATATAAATCGGATGTCTATttgctgccaaaaaaaatgg ACGAGTACGTAGCGAGCTTGCATTTGGCCACTTTCGATGCTCATCTCACGGAGCTCACGGACGAGCAGGCCAAGTTTATGGGCTTGAACAAGGCCGGGCCTTTCAAAGCCAATTACTACAG ATATTAA
- the LOC128251885 gene encoding uncharacterized protein LOC128251885, with amino-acid sequence MTGSVHDPKWSLERRESSGHLVWRKDSPESKVRFRFDVEVLEFEKHPHEELEDKEDHFSITSLSATVAMCATCVAVVAASVFLPWYLMEKVGSL; translated from the exons ATGACTGGCTcag TCCACGATCCGAAATGGAGTCTGGAGCGCCGCGAGTCCTCTGGCCATTTGGTGTGGCGAAAGGACTCTCCGGAATCGAAGGTCCGGTTTCGCTTTGATGTCGAGGTCCTGGAGTTCGAGAAGCATCCGCATGAGGAGCTCGAGGACAAGGAGGACCACTTCTCGATCACAAGCCTCTCGGCGACAGTGGCCATGTGTGCCACCTGCGTGGCCGTGGTGGCCGCCTCCGTTTTCCTGCCGTGGTATCTCATGGAGAAGGTGGGATCGCTCTGA
- the LOC128251877 gene encoding uncharacterized protein LOC128251877, with product MSGTSTSDRSNSEDSPSNPGLTEVLRTCANIQSVESLNYEYNDVFLIGPSNGSKMLSPNPYSFISTSSCPSEDVSFTESILEDNGRISLAYENLKTIPKRLADKFAAQTRFLDLSHNDFRNLRFLSFFEDLDTLILDRNVNLDINTFPYLPSLRILWINNCDIANITDWIHRIERQCPALDQLSCMGNPGIRTVFGGQGPREYILQVLPQLKYLDGLPVCPSSGSGGHTALSSSQGHGQDSTSNSERPHAAPALTFKDFFRSKHSRKSHSGRTYGNGSSTN from the exons ATGTCTGGAACATCAACCTCTGACCGCTCCAACTCCGAAGACAG CCCATCTAATCCCGGCCTGACGGAGGTGCTCAGGACCTGTGCGAACATTCAGTCGGTGGAGAGCTTGAACTACGAATACAACGACGTTTTTCTGATCGGCCCCAGCAACGGTAGCAAGATGCTTTCGCCGAACCCGTACTCCTTCATCTCAACCAGCAGCTGTCCCAGCGAGGATGTGTCATTTACGGAGAGCATTCTGGAGGACAACGGTCGGATATCGCTGGCGTATGAGAACCTGAAGACGATACCAAAACGTCTGGCAGACAAATTTGCGGCACAGACACGGTTTCTCGATCTCAGCCACAACGATTTCCGAAATCTCAGGTTTCTCTCGTTTTTTGAGGACCTGGACACTTTGATTCTGGACCGCAATGTGAACCTGGACATAAACACTTTTCCCTATTTGCCGAGCCTGAGGATTTTGTG GATCAACAACTGCGACATTGCTAATATAACCGACTGGATTCACCGCATCGAGCGGCAGTGTCCCGCGCTGGATCAGCTATCTTGCATGGGCAATCCTGGCATCCGCACCGTTTTCGGGGGCCAAGGACCCCGCGAGTACATCCTGCAGGTGCTGCCCCAGCTGAAGTACCTCGATGGTCTGCCGGTCTGCCCGAGCAGCGGTAGTGGGGGCCACACGGCACTCTCCTCCTCGCAAGGACATGGCCAGGACTCCACCAGCAATTCGGAGAGGCCACATGCCGCACCTGCACTCACATTCAAGGACTTTTTCCGGTCAAAGCATTCTAGGAAATCTCACAGTGGACGGACATACGGCAACGGCTCCTCGACAAATTGA
- the LOC128251876 gene encoding ER membrane protein complex subunit 2, whose translation MSLNYEEMSWSDVRDQFRKWREETGRHSEEVVQLWVAVLEDKVHKTGNERHLILEQVIIAALDTARFDIATQCTKQLALEFPGSLRVMKFKAMRYEALEQYDEADEVLDAIIAKDETNAAPRKRKIAILKARGRRLDAIKELNEYLKKFMSDQEAWHELCTMYMAEGEFGKAAFCMEEVLLHNPHSHLIHQRLAEIRYTMGGVENVETARTYYSQALKLNPHNLRALYGIYLCCNFLANSRAVSSKRKELQKLGQWALEQVSEHTTKQSTIKNNDKLILSLEAALGNLEIKSN comes from the exons ATGTCGCTAAACTACGAGGAGATGAGCTGGTCGG ATGTGCGGGATCAGTTCAGGAAGTGGCGCGAAGAGACCGGTCGCCACAGCGAGGAGGTGGTGCAACTGTGGGTGGCTGTTCTGGAGGACAAGGTCCACAAGACCGGCAACGAGCGCCACCTCATCCTGGAGCAGGTGATCATCGCGGCCCTGGACACAGCCCGCTTCGACATTGCCACCCAGTGCACCAAGCAGCTGGCCCTGGAGTTCCCGGGCAGCCTGCGCGTGATGAAGTTCAAGGCGATGCGCTACGAGGCCCTGGAGCAGTATGACGAGGCCGACGAGGTCCTGGACGCCATCATCGCCAAGGACGAGACCAATGCCGCGCCCAGGAAGCGCAAGATTGCCATCCTAAAGGCCCGCGGCCGTCGCTTGGATGCCATCAAGGAGCTCAACGAATATCTGAAGAA gTTTATGTCTGATCAGGAGGCCTGGCACGAGCTGTGCACCATGTACATGGCTGAGGGCGAGTTCGGCAAGGCGGCTTTCTGCATGGAGGAGGTCCTGCTGCATAATCCCCATAGCCATCTGATACATCAGCGGCTGGCGGAAATTCGCTACACAATG GGTGGCGTCGAGAACGTGGAAACAGCTCGCACTTACTACTCGCAGGCCTTGAAGCTGAACCCCCACAACTTGCGAGCTCTTTATGGCATTTACTTGTGCTGCAACTTTTTGGCCAATTCCCGAGCTGTGAGCTCAAAACGTAAGGAGCTGCAAAAGCTGGGTCAGTGGGCCCTCGAACAAGTTTCGGAGCACACCACCAAACAATCCACAATCAAGAACAACGACAAACTGATTCTGTCATTGGAGGCTGCCTTAGGAAACTTGGAAATCAAATCGAATTGA